A region from the Ciconia boyciana chromosome 1, ASM3463844v1, whole genome shotgun sequence genome encodes:
- the LOC140654077 gene encoding histone H2A-IV, whose amino-acid sequence MSGRGKQGGKARAKAKSRSSRAGLQFPVGRVHRLLRKGNYAERVGAGAPVYLAAVLEYLTAEILELAGNAARDNKKTRIIPRHLQLAIRNDEELNKLLGKVTIAQGGVLPNIQAVLLPKKTDSHKAKAK is encoded by the coding sequence ATGTCAGGCCGCGGGAAGCAGGGCGGGAAGGCGCGGGCCAAGGCCAAGTCGCGCTCGTCGCGGGCCGGGCTGCAGTTCCCCGTGGGCCGCGTGCACCGGCTGCTGCGCAAGGGCAACTACGCGGAGCGGGTGGGCGCCGGCGCCCCGGTGTACCTGGCGGCCGTGCTGGAGTACCTGACGGCCGAGATCCTGGAGCTGGCGGGCAACGCGGCCCGCGACAACAAGAAGACGCGCATCATCCCCCGCCACCTGCAGCTGGCCATCCGCAACGACGAGGAGCTCAACAAGCTGCTGGGCAAGGTGACCATCGCGCAGGGCGGGGTGCTGCCCAACATCCAGGCCGTGCTGCTGCCCAAGAAGACCGACAGCCACAAGGCTAAAGCCAAGTAA
- the LOC140654085 gene encoding histone H2B 8: MPEPAKSAPAPKKGSKKAVTKTQKKGDKKRRKTRKESYSIYVYKVLKQVHPDTGISSKAMGIMNSFVNDIFERIAGEASRLAHYNKRSTITSREIQTAVRLLLPGELAKHAVSEGTKAVTKYTSSK, translated from the coding sequence ATGCCGGAACCAGCTAAGTCTGCTCCTGCTCCGAAGAAGGGCTCCAAGAAGGCCGTCACCAAGACGCAGAAGAAGGGTGACAAGAAACGTAGAAAGACTAGGAAGGAGAGCTACTCCATCTACGTGTACAAGGTGCTGAAGCAGGTGCACCCCGACACAGGCATCTCGTCCAAGGCCATGGGCATCATGAACTCCTTCGTCAACGACATCTTCGAGCGCATCGCCGGCGAGGCCTCGCGCCTGGCGCACTACAACAAGCGCTCCACCATCACCTCGCGGGAGATCCAGACGGCCGTGCGGCTCCTGCTGCCCGGCGAGCTGGCCAAGCACGCCGTCTCCGAGGGCACCAAGGCTGTCACCAAGTACACCAGCTCCAAGTAG
- the LOC140654074 gene encoding histone H3 — protein MARTKQTARKSTGGKAPRKQLATKAARKSAPATGGVKKPHRYRPGTVALREIRRYQKSTELLIRKLPFQRLVREIAQDFKTDLRFQSSAVMALQEASEAYLVGLFEDTNLCAIHAKRVTIMPKDIQLARRIRGERA, from the coding sequence ATGGCGCGCACGAAGCAGACGGCGCGTAAGTCGACGGGCGGGAAGGCGCCCCGCAAGCAGCTGGCCACCAAGGCGGCCCGCAAGAGCGCGCCGGCCACGGGCGGCGTGAAGAAGCCGCACCGCTACCGGCCCGGCACGGTGGCGCTGCGCGAGATCCGGCGCTACCAGAAGTCGACGGAGCTGCTGATCCGCAAGCTGCCCTTCCAGCGCCTGGTGCGCGAGATCGCGCAGGACTTCAAGACCGACCTGCGCTTCCAGAGCTCGGCCGTGATGGCGCTGCAGGAGGCGAGCGAGGCCTACCTGGTGGGGCTCTTCGAGGACACCAACCTCTGCGCCATCCACGCCAAGCGCGTCACCATCATGCCCAAGGACATCCAGCTGGCCCGCCGCATCCGCGGCGAGCGCGCTTAA